A stretch of the Desulfatirhabdium butyrativorans DSM 18734 genome encodes the following:
- a CDS encoding GH39 family glycosyl hydrolase encodes MSIRSLQGVNAGPYPSGDTGNKDLTAEYQGIGVNLIRTHDFYGPLDMAEMYPDRTKDPSSPASYNFTNSDIRFKAILDSGAEPYFRLGDSYNNVTPPSSSELDHWIQAAVYVIRHYRTGLWNGFNSKFRYVEIGNEPNNAQFWPSPYTMMDFYRMYAGTAKALREAFPDLKIGGPGWTHAVVLMPEEQKKLKDFLDYVQETKAPLDFMSWHIYSNKVSDYTTCARYFRNILDEWGFTATESHVTEWNNDSSDKETEATEWRVNAKGAAFDTAFWMELQKNAVDIATFYRGNDTSMKLKTFYGLFMADGTPKKAADVFSLWSDFTRYSDMIDVAGADGGDSSTLYWLGGQKNDQEMAILISNPSDSETSYSLIDAGQAYFNPTPASMTVDQVSDQASRIISFGATPEHIAIPAKSVQLVKWSNIPVIGKTTGVIEKQVPRDQWVQLWVNSTNARGDKPVAEWFLYTAIIGGTGYPVYVISDKGIYELNSILSSLTSYTFTFSSTGNTLIGTLRMSDLGMSSGDTLMYGYAYQSADMSIWTDNIVVLRIQ; translated from the coding sequence TCCTTCCGGAGATACGGGAAACAAGGATTTGACCGCTGAATATCAGGGGATTGGGGTCAATTTGATTCGAACCCATGATTTCTATGGCCCCCTCGATATGGCAGAAATGTATCCGGACCGAACCAAAGACCCGTCTTCGCCTGCATCGTATAATTTTACCAACAGCGATATCCGATTCAAGGCCATACTGGACAGCGGGGCCGAGCCATATTTCCGATTGGGAGACAGTTACAACAATGTGACGCCGCCTTCTTCGAGTGAACTCGATCATTGGATTCAGGCGGCGGTTTACGTGATCCGCCATTACCGGACTGGTCTATGGAATGGATTCAACAGCAAATTCCGTTACGTGGAAATCGGGAACGAGCCGAATAACGCACAGTTTTGGCCTTCGCCCTACACCATGATGGATTTCTATCGAATGTACGCCGGCACGGCCAAAGCCTTAAGGGAGGCTTTTCCGGATCTCAAGATCGGGGGACCGGGGTGGACACACGCAGTTGTTCTGATGCCGGAGGAACAGAAAAAGCTAAAGGATTTTCTGGATTATGTACAGGAAACAAAAGCCCCGCTTGACTTCATGTCCTGGCATATCTATTCCAACAAGGTTTCCGATTACACCACCTGTGCCCGGTATTTTCGAAATATTCTGGACGAATGGGGTTTTACAGCCACAGAGAGCCATGTGACCGAATGGAACAACGACAGCAGCGACAAGGAAACGGAAGCCACGGAATGGCGGGTCAATGCAAAGGGTGCCGCATTTGATACGGCTTTCTGGATGGAGTTGCAAAAGAACGCTGTCGATATTGCCACTTTTTATCGGGGAAATGATACATCCATGAAACTTAAAACCTTTTATGGGTTGTTCATGGCGGATGGAACCCCCAAAAAAGCTGCGGATGTCTTTTCCCTCTGGTCTGACTTTACCCGCTATTCAGATATGATCGATGTTGCTGGGGCTGATGGAGGCGATTCCTCGACACTATACTGGCTGGGAGGACAAAAGAACGATCAGGAAATGGCCATTCTGATATCCAATCCTTCTGATTCCGAAACCAGTTATTCTTTGATCGATGCGGGTCAGGCGTATTTCAATCCAACCCCTGCTTCGATGACGGTTGATCAGGTGAGCGATCAGGCATCCAGGATCATTTCCTTTGGGGCAACACCCGAGCATATTGCAATCCCGGCCAAATCGGTTCAGCTGGTGAAATGGTCGAATATCCCCGTCATTGGGAAAACCACTGGTGTGATTGAGAAACAGGTTCCCCGGGATCAATGGGTGCAACTGTGGGTGAACTCCACAAACGCCAGGGGGGATAAGCCGGTTGCCGAGTGGTTCTTGTACACCGCCATCATCGGCGGAACGGGATATCCGGTTTATGTCATTTCCGACAAGGGGATCTATGAGTTAAATTCGATTCTCTCCTCATTAACTTCGTATACGTTTACGTTCAGTTCGACCGGCAATACATTAATAGGTACGTTGCGTATGTCCGACCTCGGCATGTCTTCCGGCGATACCTTGATGTATGGATATGCGTATCAATCTGCCGACATGTCCATCTGGACCGACAACATCGTTGTCTTGCGGATTCAATGA